In Papaver somniferum cultivar HN1 chromosome 9, ASM357369v1, whole genome shotgun sequence, the genomic stretch cagcctaagtgaagacttttgataccaatcttcctgtAACAAattagcctatttgatttcccctTTTCTCAATAGATAtaggcttggaaatctgtttacaataagcaaagctagcaaacctcacaagtCTGGAACACTTACATTCAgttagatgagaagcctggattattaaccacctATCAAGAACAATCTTAAATTGATCAATTAAGAAGAGTTTtacatatctatcttgaggaattacaaagtttgagatgaagagaacttggcGTTTTTTATCTGTCtcgttcctgaaagagattactaaaacctcaATGACCGAAAACACAAGATCAAGATACACAagctatcaaggtaaagatagttggacctggctttacGAACcttaaatgaaaattttcattcgtaaacctgattatattgatcataggaaacctaggttcatagaggacTACTCTAACAAACAACTAGGAGTCAGAAGTGTTAGTTATTGAATTTCCTggttgtttgagtctctctatttataaattttcatgacttgggctacttagaattcaagctaagataacttgaaattCAAGCAAACACATGCTCTATTTAAATGAAACTCTTGTTAAGAGTTCatttaagcatgtgagaagtttttcTTGAAATCATATAGAAGAATATATACTATGGTTCAGAGTATtggaaccatgtataatgataGCTCTTGGCAAATATGCCTTGTGAACCAATAAGCAAAGTCGTGTTCATTCAACACTTAAGACTGGAGTCATGAACCACAAATACATAGTGATTTAGTGTTCAaaatgtcttagaggtgtttataaGAGTCATAGCAATATAAAACGTATTTTATAAAATAGTCTGAATGCATCTGCTTTAGTTTGTAATGGGTAGGTATGCAGAAAGATAAAGTACTTATGGACCATTTCGTGAATTCAGTCGGCCAAGGTACGCGTGCCCTAAGGAAATTCACGAACTCAACCTCACCCCTTGACACGAACTCAGAAATTAGGGGTATGCATATTGGTTATGCGTACCTACCCCTATTCTGGAACTCAGATGACGctggtatgcgtactgggtacGTGACCATAGATGATGAACATGAATAAAAAATAGTTCATAAACAATAAGTTGTTCTTAACTAAGTTTATCAAGTATATGAACGGCTGtagcttgaatcatatttcaatatgtttaacaagacaagcttgactccaaatttcttctttgcaatatctactataagtcatacgacatagtcttatATAGATAGAACGGTAATacttgtgagtaaatagaatggttcggtcttcacatacctctttgttgatgaagttttacaaATGTCTAAgtttgatcttcaatcttcaagggttattcagtgatgtctgatactcaaataCCGTACTCTCACCTACTttggtagactagaaattaagctaTAGTTTTGTGCTACTAACATTGATAACAACCTtcagatagcaaaacttgcgagttcgactgaaaAATGCTTTAACAGATCTGAATCATATAACCCATTAAATTATATCTATAAGTTCTtcttttgcttcaaaaaaaaaaaatgcctgAAGGACATGTGGATctcttaataataaaaaaaacaaatcctcCCTGTTCATTAATTTTTCATAATAACAAAACAATTTttatccttgatatttttttAACTTTAATAAATTAGGTTTAAATCGAAAAATTAGAATCTTAGACAGTTATATAGTGAAATTCAGGTGACAACACTATAAGCCGAATTATCAGCCAAGCTGATCATTGTTCTTCGTGCTGAAAGTGcggatgaacagttcggctgatattgAAACAAGAAAATGACAATTTTGATTGAACCCGCTGAACCTAAGCTAAACAGTTACAGAGTTAAGTTCAGCTGATAACCTGTCAGCCGAACCTCTGCGAATTCTTCGTATACGAACATtgaatataaaaaaattaaaattttaaaaattaaaaagtaaataaataaattaatcaaGGGTAACCAAGTAATTTACCTAGATTTAGGACAACCCTCATCACCATTCCTAGGATGTGATTATCAATTTGTAGAACACAAGTTTTGTGTATTCTCCATCTAAGTATAAGATGCCCATTGTTAGTGGGACGGGACAATATGATGCCAATTGTATATTTGTGCAACATGAAAGATCCATTTACAAGGGTTTATAGTTTATGTTTCAATCGGGGAGATACGAGATAATTTGTAGAGTACTCTCCAAATTCAGCTGTCAAGGACTTAGGGTGTAGTGACGGCTTCCAGTCGACTTCCTTCAGCACCTTTAGTATCTCCTCCACAACTACCTTGCTGCCTTCTGAAGATAAATGAACTCCATCCCTGACAATGTCCACAAAGTATTCATAAAGAACTCAAATCTACTGCAAAAAACAAAGGCAACTAAGAACTTGTGCATAAACGATATAACAATTCTTACGTGAAGCTAGTGTTCTTCCAATCATCCATCTTTTGAATTGCAGTCCACAAATCAACAAACTTTAAACCCATCTCCTTGCACAGACTTTTACAAGCTTCTGAATATATCTGACAATTCTCATTTGTTCGTACTTGTTCACTACGTAGATAACTGGTCtcagtaagaaaaatatttggaatACAGAACGTATTTAAGAAGGCCAAAAAAATATGAAGATATTAACATGAAGATTATAAATAATAAGAGTAGATATGACAATACCTCTTTGATTCACGATATTTTTCATCATTCATCGGTGGAGGACTAAGGTATATAATGCGAGTTTCTTCTGACAGGCTCTGATAGCATAAATATTTTGGTTAGAATACGGTTGCATTATGCATAATCATGTGATTGGCATCATCCGTATGACATTGCACTTCAAACAAATTAGGTACCTTAAGATGAGTAGCAATCTTTCGCATGTTCTCAGTGTATTCTGATAGTGGGACATGAGGGCCTAAGCGAGTTGGATGAGGCGCAACAGAATCATTGCCCCCAAAGTACACTATAACCAAAGAAGGTTGTACAGCTGCATCCTAAGAAGAACAATAAGACGGACTAAGTCAATCGGCTGTCAAATCCCGCTTATTGATacaaatggttttaggaaaaaatgGACATCAATAAGAACCTTTAGTTTAAGGATTTTGATCTTTTGATAAAAGCCAAAGAAAGCTCATGATATACCTTGGGGAAAACTTGATTAACAACTTCAAGAGCACGTTTTGAGTTCCAACCATTATACCCACGCAACAATATATCTGCCTGAACAGTTTCACCCAATAATAGAACCGAGTCAGTGTTGCTAGTTGGTTGCTACAGCGATCAATTTATCTAAAAAATTTTGGGTACTGACAAACAGATCTAAAGGGTTCAATAACCTATATTAAGATGAATTGTACCTTGCGCGCGTAGATGTCCGCAAGAACAGCACCCCATCCACCATTTCTGTAACTTAATTGAACAATTGAAGATCCAAATAGCACAAACTGAGGCCTCTGTGGTCCTACCATTTCTCTCCCTCTTAATTTCTGTCACTAGTGTTTTTCTATTTCTCTAAGCTCtgtagaaaaagaagaagagcaaTGGAAGTTATAAACAAAGGGATTTGTTGCAGTCTGGCGCTTGGTTTATTTCAGTACCACTAGCTGCAACCCTGTAAGTCCGAAAATAACACAATTTCACGATGTTCACTTGTTTCAGACCTACAAATCGAGTTTTAAAGGTTTCAACTAAGCTGACTAATGGTTTTTTCTGCATAGGATCTCCATTTGAATCTGTCATAATGAGTGGGTGGTTTTAATCTTCGCACGTTCAGGTTTGACCTGCACTATTTCCTTCTTGCTTTTTTGTTCCTTAGGTAACTTGTCCATCGGTAGTCTCTCATAGTCCATTAATTGTTTACAGAATGTTGCAATCACAAACAAATTCTAGCATGGGTCAGTCTGTGTCACTATTAATAACCAAACCTTGCCTACAAAAATATCCACCAAACCTTGCCTACAAAATATCCACCAAATTGCAGGGGCATCTGGGAATGCACTATGGCTGTCTAATGAAGAATTTTGGAAGATACTATAACAAACAAATAAAGAAAAGATATCATCTACTCAATTGGGAAAGCTAGTTCCCATAAGAACATAAACCATACAGGAAATGTAAACAATCCACAGTAGTGCTTTTCAAATTAGGATCACATATCGACCAATAACGAAATATCCGCTATTTTCAACACAAAATTAGAGACAAAGGCAGTAGCGTAAACGAATTAAActtggaagaaacaaagaaaattcattACTTGCTTGTACTGTTTGCTAAAATGTAACCTCTGATTACAGCGAGTTTGGATACTACTCTCCGTTATCCCTCTATAAGATATTCAACTGCGACTTATCCGATTTATGCCTTGCTTACTTTGTAATACATCTATGCCTTTTATGGATCCTTAACTCAACTATATTCAGAAAATATCCAGGAAACTGTCGAAGTATGATATACCTCATATACTACACTCAAATTCGTCAAGACCCACTAAAACCAGATAATAAGCAGTTTGGCATTTACACAAACAGTTAAAGCTCATAAACTTAACGGTGTCAAGAGACGTTCAAAATTAAGATAGGAATTGAACACATCAAACTAAGGGGGTGCAGCAGTTTCTTACCAGTTTAGCATCTCGTGAATGGAATTCATCGAAAAATTAGTCTCAGAATCTGATCATAGAATTCTGATAGAAGTTTGAAGTTTAACAAATGCAATACTCCAAGACTAATTTTGATAAAGGGTATGTGAAGCGACTACCCTATATATATATTAAGGTTAATTTAGTCATTTCAGGTCTTTTTGGTGTGAACTGACTATCTTCATTGTGTTTTGATACTTTTAACACAATGACAGATGCTGCGATGGACATGCATATGTGGGAAGGAGATCAATGTGATGTGTAGGGTTGAATTGTCTGAACTCCAGCTATTAAAATCAATGGTCATTCATTTTCAATTGTTTAATACAATACAAACTTTTGTAGTTAATGGAATACTGACATTTAAAGCTCGCGTTATTGAACTAATAAGGAAATGAAGGGTTGGATCTGTGAGGTTTTCGTTTAGAACCTAATCCCATTGGATATCCCTGTGAAAGTTCCATTCAGAAATGTTAATAGTCGTCTTTCCGTCCGAGGCAATAAGATCACAATCTGAGTCATCTCCGAATTCAGTCGGCAGTGACTTCCAATGTAGCGAAGGTTCCCACTCGGCTTCCTTTATGACCTTTAGTATCTCACCCACGACTATCTTGCTTCCCTCTGAAGAGAAATGGACTCCATCCCTGACAAACAAAAGTGGTGCGAAATCAACATAAATGATCGCATTAGCCGTTACCAGGCATCCTATCAGCAAACTGGAGATTATAATAGAGCTCTGGTTGAACACCTTAACCCGTTTAATATGTAGACTGTGCAAGTCTGAACAGTACAACAACTTTGAGAAACACGTTTGCCATTATAAATGAGATACTTACGTGTAGCAAGTATTCAACCAATCGTCCCTTTTCTGAATTGCAGTCCACAGATCAACGACTTTTACTCCCATCTCCTTGCACATTTCTATACAAGCTTCAGAATATAGCCGACAAGTTTCATTTGTCCGAACTAGTTTACTGAATATCGTACTGGTCCCAAGAAAAGGATATGGGTCAGACTTGCGATTCTTGAGAGGAAAAAAATAAGAAGGAAACAATAATGTCACCTTGATGATTCCTGGAGCATTTTTTCATTCAAAGGAGGACAACTTAGAAAGATAATGCGTATGTTCTCCGAAAGGTTCTGAATACCAATTTTTTAATGTTAGAATATGTGCAAAAGTATTGTCATCAGTTAGGAGGATCTCCAACTAACTTGGCAAGTATTGATAACGAAAGATTCAATAGATCATTCCAGAATTCAAGCGGCAAAAAAGGAAAACCAAGAACATGAAGCATAAATATTCTACCAAACGAATAAAAATTCGGGAAGCACATCAGGTGATTTCGGAAGTGAAGCTGATTACATACCTTAAGATGAACAGCAATCTTCCGCATGTTCTCAACGTATTCTTCTAGGGGCACATGAGGACCTAATCCCGATGGATGAGGCCCCATCGAATCATTACCACCAAAGTAGCAAATAACCAAAGAAGGTTGCACCGCGGCATCCTAAACAAGAACCACAACAAGAGAAAATTGAAGTCTGGTGTGCAACTTCAAGTTCAGTGTAGGAGACATCTAAAACATTATATCCCCAGAGGGCGCTGAAGAACCATGACTAAAGAATGCGTGTTCAAATACTTTGTTTTAAATACACAACTAGCAAACATGTGATACCTTTGGAAAAACTCGGTCAACAACTTGTATAGCCCGTCTTGAATTCCAACCACTATATCCACGCAAGACTACATCCGCCTGTACAAACACCAAACAAAACTGAGTTCCTCTACCAGTCGATTGAAACAGGCATAAAAATATGAAAAGTTTCATAATGTTACCACATTAGTCTAATATTCTATAAGCTGTAATCATAGTGATAACTTTTCTAGTATTGGTCCAACACTTTAGGTTGAAAAAAACTGAGGACATTCCCCAATCATTTCCACATAGGGCTTGTAAAGAATTACACAAAATTGACACTGGGTTATGAGTAGTCAATCCAATGAATAGAGAGTTCCCCAACCCCGCCTTCCTAATAAACCAATATTCTCCACTACGACCGAGCAAAGTCTTTGATCTTCACTAATGAATGACTATAAATGGCCATGCAAATAAAAGAAGAGAAAACCCCTCAAAGAGTAAAACAACTCTAATGCTGCAAAAGAGGAAAGACACTGAATTTTTGATATACTAAAAAGGGAGGTTTCCTCCACAAAGTAATTGCCCTAATAGCTTCAATTTTTGGAGGCATATGTCAGAACAGGGGCTGCATTGTATCCTCAGTTAGGATCACTTGGCACAAGAAAAGATTTTTGCAGCAGATATGGCAACTAGAATTTTGACCTAAACTTGTAAATGTGGGTACAGATACAACAAATACCAGCTTATGACAGGGATCAAACAAACAAAGGGGATTCACAATAAGGCATAATCATCAAACCAATAAAATCAAAGTAAAACAACATGAAAAATGAAAAGGAAAgatgatagatagatagatactTTACGAGCATAGACGTCGGCAAGAATGGCGCCCCATCCACCATTGCTGAAACTGAACTGAACGATTGAAGATCCAAATAGAACGATTTGTGGTCTCTGGGGTCCTaccattttctcttctcttctcttgtcTTTCTCAATAGTCTCAGATTTTatgtaaagaagatgaagaagaagagtagaGAAGCAGAGccgaacaattaaaaaaaaagttgttgGAAGTTAGGAACTGAACCAAATGTATAGTGGTTGAACATATTTTTAGGTAAAATAAAATTATAGATGCTTACGGGTGTGCCTAACAGAACGATATGtctatcacttttcctgaaataatttttttcttttgctttggaATTTATGTCAGTATGCCGTAGACCTGTAGAGGTGGACTTCAGATTTTATTATCAGTCTCTTGGGGAAGGTGATACgtatttaatattattattatctttactGTTAGTATTTATGAGCACCAAATGTCTAACCTTTCCTTGACTCTTTAAATATCGATTTGACATTTTCACTTTTTTACTAACACATGATTCGGATTAGGACCGTACCcaaaaggagaaaaagaagagaacGTGTAAAATTGTAAATAAACATACAAGAGTACGGTGGACAGTGCCAGACACAGGCACCTAACAGGGACTCCAAAAGTTATTATGGGGACATTTCACAGAGCGAATGCACGATTCGGGCTTAGGAAAACATATGGAGGTTGGGAATCTTGGGATACAAACATTTAAGTTGAATGTGGGTAGGGTATGGGAATCCTGAAGTTTCACATATAAGCATTCATATGAGAAGGGGTCTTATGGAAAGGGAAGAGCCAAGCCCTAGTGGTTGTTccgggtttcaaaaaaaaaaccgacCATGATTATTCGTTTTCTAATTCGTTGGTCCACGAATTTCTAGAAatctatttttttctctctaCTGGTTTAACTAAGTTTCTCCCCGTTTGGATGATGGTTATCCAATTTATATAAGTTAATCGATTTTTATGCTACATTATTTGTTGGCTTCACTAAGGTGCAAGGGTTGTAAGAATGAAACAGATAGTCACTATccggttttttattttttcaaaactgACAACTATTCTTCGTTCATGATCTTTTTTCGCAAGGATTCCCACTCAACAGTGAACGTGAATGGGAATCAAAATTTTAGGGGACAATTTTTAGAACTGGGAACCTCCATAAAATCGAGTCTCATAAAAGTTgcttaaggttaaaggaaattCCTATGGCAATATGGCCAAATCAAAgcttttgttgagccaggtggatggccaaacgcGTTTCTCCATTAAGGGGAAAGAAGTGGGCGGTTGATCATCAAACGCGGGTGTCAAAGAAATACGCTGGTGGTTTAAGCAAAAACTGGCGTTTTATCTAAAAACACTGGTGTGTGAACAACCACCAACGACTAGTTTTTCAAATTTAAAAAAGGGTCAtatttttacctctataaattaccaccctcttcaaacaattcactcacaccaaaattcattgctcttgatttttctcttctaaatctatttcaattttttagttttattattggtgAAATGGCTcaaaaaggcgatcacacttttttgcaaTGCAAAACATGAAGctattgtttctaagatatgtggaagttttaaaaagattgaaaattgtaagagggaagtgcaagtttttgaaattgctccaagaaaatgttccgctaaaaggcacagaagagctccagttttgaaaattaacaacaaaaaattcaaaaacaaaggcgaaactgtcaaagagcacgttgaatggaagatacgtcaagtGAAGATAAACAATAGGCCAAAGCTTGTGCtttatttttattgaagttgtttaatactttttattattgtctaagtttatatcttgtaaaagaattggcagtaatatcaatgaatgaaaatgaaaaagcgggggtctaacaacctcacccaatatttcgtttaggcgatctgtatggacaaactccaatataattccaagagaatcaactagagagacaggctcaatcaatggaaatatatccaagagttgtatctcaatttctcaaatcaatctgcaatcgaacaaatggAAATCTAAGAGCCGGATTAATAtgggaaataacttggatggtaccaaagaccgatatccaagtgtcaatcaatttatatcaactaTCAAAGGTTGTATTATCTAATTggttgaactatgcacaacctgtgatattttaattatataaacaaataaaatgcagaaaagaaataacacatacaccagaaattttgttaacgaggaaatcgcaaatgcaggaaaaaccccgggacctagtccagatctgagcaccatactgtattaattcgctacagacactagcctactccaagttaacttcggactggaatgtagttgagcgctaaccaatctcacactgatcaaggtacagtcgcgttccttatgatgagcacgcaagtgtgacgcattttcatcCATACATTAGCTGTGActtattttatcactaataaacttgtttgtaggtgtttttgggcgataaacattttttgaaaaattagctcgaaaagttgttatttgcacccggaagACACGTGTAatgcggactctcactttggttaaggggcacctcaattactatttTCACCCCAGGGGCGCcaactactattcgcacccccatctCTGTTAAGGGGAGGTCGTCCCCTTCATTTGAATTTAcagtttggcgggaaactgtGTTCATCAATGGCAGAAGTTAGGGTTCGCGTTTTGGGCAGGATATAAAGAGACTCAATGGCCGAGATTGATTGGGAGGACTTGATTGAGCGTAACATGCATGCTATAGTCATTTGATTCAGTTAGAGTTGGTTAGAACGATGATTTGAAGAAAACGGGGCTCATTATTTACGAGAGCAAACCCGAGggtttctgtgaaggattttcgaGAGTTTGAAGGAGACTTAATTGCTGAAATTCGTTGGGAACATCCTGTTTGGTCTAAACAGGAGTGGTAATGTTGTTAGAATCGAATAAACTTGGGCTTGTCACGTGGATTCAAGAAAACAGAGGAGGTGGAGTTTTTCACGGTATTGTTtgagatatttttggtattgGATAGTGGTTGCAATGAGTTTTAATTCTTCTGGAACTTGTTTTGCGCGTGTTGAAGAGTTTCAGTCAAAGAAAAATATGTAAAAGATATAAAAAGGAATGTTTTCACGAAATGAAATAACACcagatattttatttttggaagaacTGCTTGTGATTGTTGCATGTTTAGCGACATCATGGATGAAAAATGAACTGGTTTAACGGTGTCGACATCCACAGACGCGTGAAAGAGAATCAAATCCCGTACATGGtaagaagaaaaggagaaaatataCCGATAATAATCTCTTGATGGAGAAGATTTCTAGCATCTACTGTCGAGATTTGAGACTCAGTTGGGTATAAAAAAGAGTGCTTGAAGGTCAGAGAAGGGCATCGAGTGATAGGGGtgaagaacagagggttgcagagcagatttctctctGTTgcggcagagaagaagaagaagaatatttgaCGTCCACTGattgtcgcagagaactgtcgtttataaacagtactcgtaacagtcagtttggcacacttattttgaatttgcaacaactcttgtaacggtgacttctgtaacgccagcacagcgttgcagattcattgtattattagttttcttcaataaaaacaccatttgagctatgaattatatttttgagtgtgttttcatcatgagaagctaaaccccgacACTGGATCGACGGAGGAAtctgaatttcatacatgggtgaatttattttattttctatatgacttttgcactaattaaaatagaattatgatttgaattaattagttattattttatttgatgggtcatgcttgcttagatgtttgatatcccatgcttacgatttataactgatattttgagaatct encodes the following:
- the LOC113313161 gene encoding GDSL esterase/lipase CPRD49-like isoform X1 translates to MVGPQRPQFVLFGSSIVQLSYRNGGWGAVLADIYARKADILLRGYNGWNSKRALEVVNQVFPKDAAVQPSLVIVYFGGNDSVAPHPTRLGPHVPLSEYTENMRKIATHLKSLSEETRIIYLSPPPMNDEKYRESKSYLRSEQVRTNENCQIYSEACKSLCKEMGLKFVDLWTAIQKMDDWKNTSFTDGVHLSSEGSKVVVEEILKVLKEVDWKPSLHPKSLTAEFGEYSTNYLVSPRLKHKL
- the LOC113308791 gene encoding GDSL esterase/lipase CPRD49-like, yielding MVGPQRPQIVLFGSSIVQFSFSNGGWGAILADVYARKADVVLRGYSGWNSRRAIQVVDRVFPKDAAVQPSLVICYFGGNDSMGPHPSGLGPHVPLEEYVENMRKIAVHLKNLSENIRIIFLSCPPLNEKMLQESSSTIFSKLVRTNETCRLYSEACIEMCKEMGVKVVDLWTAIQKRDDWLNTCYTDGVHFSSEGSKIVVGEILKVIKEAEWEPSLHWKSLPTEFGDDSDCDLIASDGKTTINISEWNFHRDIQWD
- the LOC113313161 gene encoding GDSL esterase/lipase CPRD49-like isoform X2, whose translation is MVGPQRPQFVLFGSSIVQLSYRNGGWGAVLADIYARKADILLRGYNGWNSKRALEVVNQVFPKDAAVQPSLVIVYFGGNDSVAPHPTRLGPHVPLSEYTENMRKIATHLKSLSEETRIIYLSPPPMNDEKYRESKSEQVRTNENCQIYSEACKSLCKEMGLKFVDLWTAIQKMDDWKNTSFTDGVHLSSEGSKVVVEEILKVLKEVDWKPSLHPKSLTAEFGEYSTNYLVSPRLKHKL